In Streptomyces liangshanensis, the DNA window TGTGCTCGCCCCGTCCGAGGCGCTGGAACTGGTCGTCGGCATCATCGGGCCTCATCGGGCCCGAGCGGAACCGGGTGCGGTGGAGACCCTCATCCGGCTGTGCGCGCGTCTGCCGCTGGCGCTGCGGATCGCCGCAGGGCGCGCAGCCGCGTACGAAAACGTCTCCGTCGCCGACATCGTCGGCGAGCTCGCCCAGGAAAACTCCAAGCTCGACGCACTCAGCTGGGGCCGAGACCCCTACGCGGCGGTCCGCAACGTATTCGCCTGGTCCTACGACCAGTTGTCCGTCGTGCACGCGAACCTGTTCCGGCGGCTGGGCCTGCACCCGGGCCCGGACATCTCGACACCCGCGGCCGCAGCCCTCGCGCAACGGCCGCCACGCGAGACCCGGCAACTGCTCAACGGGCTGGCCGACGCACACCTCATCGAACCCGTCGCACATGACCGATACCGCTTCCACGACCTCTTGCGCGCCTACGCGGAGGAGCTGGCCGGTGAGCACGACACCGAGGGCCGGCAGCGCGACGCCCTCGACGCCATGCTCACCTGGTACAGCCACACCGCCCACACCGCCGACCGCCTGCTCTACCCGAGCTGCACACGCGTGGTTGCGACCGTCGCAGAGCCCGACCACTCCCTGCCCCTGGCCGACCGCGACGAGGCCTGGGCCTGGTTCACCGACGAACGCGCCAACCTGATCGCCGCTCTGTACCACGCAGTGGACCGCACCATGGACGACTACGCCCTGTACCTCGTCGACGCTCTTGGCTTCCTCGTGCTCATGGGCGGTTGGGAGGAACGCGTCGATACTGCCGGCGCGGGTCTCCATGCGGCACGGCGGTCCGGCCAGATCCTCCACGAGGCGAACGCCCTCCTCGCCCGCGGAGAGGCACTGGCTCACCTGCAGCATCCCGACGCGCAGGCGGACCTCACCCGCGCTTGCCGACTCGCCCAGGACGCCGGCAACGTCCACGTCCAGATCGCCGCCCGCATCGAACTCGGCCAGCTCCTGCGTCAGAAGACCCGCTTCGTCGAAGCGCGGCAACACTTCGAGAAAGCCCGCCTGCTCAGCCGAGGATTCGACACCGGTCGGTGGGAAGCGGTGGCGGACGGGCACCTCGCCGCACTCCATTCCGATCTCGGCAATCACCAGCAGGCCATCGACTGCGGCACACGCAGCGCGAAACTGCGCCACCAGCTCGGCGACACCGATGGCGAAGCATGCGCTCTCGCGGCCGTCGCCGTGGGATGGCAGGGCATCGGCGACCACGACACAGCCATCATCAACAGCCGACGCGCCATCGCGCTCGGCCGCGCGTCCCTGGGCAGCCATGAAGAAACCCTCGCCGGGCCTCTCACCGTCCTCGCCACCTCGCTGTACGCCCTCGGCCGCGTGACCGAGGCAATCGACTGCTGGCAGGAAGCCGCTTCCATCTACACCGACCGGGGCCTGGACGCCGACGCCGCCACCTTGCACCACCGCATCCTGGCGGCAAGGCAATGATCTGCCCCGCCTTGCGCACGCAGGTCCGCCGACCTTGATGGCGCCTGGAGAGGACATCAACTCCGGGGCAGTCGCCGCGGCCACGCTCTCTGCACAGTGGGGACGTCCCCCGCCCGGTGGTCACCGCAGTCCGTCGTACGCGGCCAGGAGGATCTCCATGCCCCGGTTGTCCTCCTCCCGGCAGCGGTCCACCATCTGGTTCATGACATGACTGCCCTCTGCGCGCTGATCCTTGCCGACCGGGCCGCCTCGACCTGTCCGCGCCGATCGCCGCGTACTGGCCCGAGTTCGCCGCGGCCGGCAAGGAGAACGTACTGGTACGGCACGTGCTACGGGACCGCGGCCGTCCGGCAACGCCGCCCCAGGTCTCGCGGCCGGGATGAGCACCGGGATGCTCCTCGACTACCTCGCCGTCCGGCTCAACGGCCCGCGTGCCGCGGCCGTCCGCCTCCGTATCGGCCTGGACGTCACCGGGGACCAGGGCGGCCCCGCCGAGGAACGGTTCCGGCTGATCGTCGAGAACGGCATCCTCCGGCACACGGCGCCGGACCCCGCCGAGAACCCGGCCGGCACGCTCCGTATCCACCATGCCGCCCTGGCCGACCTCGCCTACGGCGCGACGACCCTCGACGACCTGCTGGCGGCGAACACCGCGGCCCTGAACGGCGACCGGACGGATCTCGACACCCTGCTGGACCTGCTCGACACGTTCACCGCCGGGTTCGACGTCGTCGTCCCGAACATCTGACAGGCGCTCGGCTCGCAGAGACGGCCGACCTCCACCACGCCGCATCAGCGGACCGTTTCTGTCCGCGACAGGTGGCAGGGTGCGCTCCATGGAAGATGCCGACCCGGTGCCGCACAGCCACCGGGAGCTGATCCACCACCTGCCGCACGCGCAAGCCGCCACGAACGGAGCAACCCGATGAGCCGCCACATCCAGGTCACCTTCGACGCCCACGACCCGCGGGCCCTGTCGTCCTTCTGGCGCGACGCGCTGGGCTACATCCACCCCGCCCCGCCCGGGGTCGACCTGCCCGAGGGCGCCGACGCGCTGGCCGCGTGGGACGACTTCCTCGCGCGGATCGGCGTACCGGAGGACCAGCGCAACACGCGATCCGCCATCGAGGACCCGGACGGGCACGGCCCGCGGGTGTTCTTCCAGCAGGTGCCGGAGGACAAGGTCACCAAGAACCGCGTCCACCTCGACGTCCGCGCGGCCCCCGGACTGGAGGGGGAGGAGCGGATGGCGGCGCTGGAGGCCGAGTGCGACCGGCTCGTCGCGCTGGGAGCGGCGCGGCTGCGTCGCCACGAGCCCGCTCCGCCGATGAGCGCGGGCTTCCTCGTGATGACCGATCCCGAGGGCAACGAGTTCTGCCTGGACTGACACGGCCGGCCCGGCCCGGGAGCCCGGCCGCCCCGCGAAGCGCGCGCCACGCGGCCGGACTCCCCCCGTACCACCGCTCATTCGTCCCCCCAGTCCCACGCGCCGAAGTACGCGGCCACGCCGGTACGCCGGGCCTCGGCCACCGCGGTGAGGCGTGCGAAGTCGCGGGCCGGCATCAGCGCCTCCCACCCGGCCAGGGGCAGGACGCGGGGGTCGTGCTCCCGAGGGTCGAGGGAGATGCCGCCGATCTGCGCCGCGGTGAGCCGGCCGCCGTCGAAGACCATCCCGATCGTGCTGTACGGCCACGCCGCGCCGGGCAGCCCGTACACGGTCGCCAGCAGCCGGGGTGGGCCGGACACGGTCAGGCCGGTCTCCTCCCGGCACTCGCGCAGGGCCGTCTCGAAGGGCCGCTCGCCGGGGTCCATCGTCCCGCCGACCAACTGCCACGGGTGGGCGGGGGAGTAGACGGAGTGCAGTTGGAGCGGCCGGTCGTCCTCGTCGGTGAAGTACACGCACGCGAACGCGGTGGCCTTGAGCACCGTCTCGGCGTACTGCTCGGGCGGCAACCACGACGCGCCGCTCCGCGACGAGCCCGCCACGGGCGTGGCCGTCTCCGTGGCCGTGGGCGCGGGACGCGTCATCCGCATCAGCGCCGGACTCCCCGTGAAGCCCAGCTCCCGGTAGAGCGGCTGCGCCTCCACGCCGGCGTGGAGCTCGAACAGGGTGACGTCCTCGACGTCGGCGAGGTGGTCGAGCAGCGTGGTGACCACCGCGCGGGCGTAGCCGCGCCGCCGGAAGCCGGGGCGCGTGGCCACGACGTGCACGCGGGCGGCCAGGCCCCGGGGGGAGGCCGGGGCCGGGAGGACGGAATGGATCACGCCGAGGGCGCAGGCGGCCATGGTGCCGTCCGGGGCGTCCACGACGAACGCCCGCGCGTCACCCGCCGGACCCAGCCGGGGAGCCAGCTCGTCCGCGGAACGCCCGATCCACTCCTCGTCCAGGGGCCGGGACAGGACATGGGCGGAGCGCATCCGGACGATGCCCTCGGCATCGGCGGACGTCGCCGCCCGCACCGGAACCCACCCACCGGTGCCCCCCGGGTCGGTCGCGGTGGCGGGTACGGAGTCGATGGTCACCAGGCTTCTCCTGTCGGACACGGCTGCTTCGTGGGGTTCAACGACGCGGCCTCCCGTAT includes these proteins:
- a CDS encoding VOC family protein, coding for MSRHIQVTFDAHDPRALSSFWRDALGYIHPAPPGVDLPEGADALAAWDDFLARIGVPEDQRNTRSAIEDPDGHGPRVFFQQVPEDKVTKNRVHLDVRAAPGLEGEERMAALEAECDRLVALGAARLRRHEPAPPMSAGFLVMTDPEGNEFCLD
- a CDS encoding GNAT family N-acetyltransferase, whose amino-acid sequence is MSDRRSLVTIDSVPATATDPGGTGGWVPVRAATSADAEGIVRMRSAHVLSRPLDEEWIGRSADELAPRLGPAGDARAFVVDAPDGTMAACALGVIHSVLPAPASPRGLAARVHVVATRPGFRRRGYARAVVTTLLDHLADVEDVTLFELHAGVEAQPLYRELGFTGSPALMRMTRPAPTATETATPVAGSSRSGASWLPPEQYAETVLKATAFACVYFTDEDDRPLQLHSVYSPAHPWQLVGGTMDPGERPFETALRECREETGLTVSGPPRLLATVYGLPGAAWPYSTIGMVFDGGRLTAAQIGGISLDPREHDPRVLPLAGWEALMPARDFARLTAVAEARRTGVAAYFGAWDWGDE
- a CDS encoding AfsR/SARP family transcriptional regulator, coding for MDFRVLGTLEVRTGQERLLVPGARRQRVLAALLLAPNSVVPLSRLADMTWDDEPPVTAVKQLQNSVSALRERLGDIAQRLIRTEDNGYLIRVGEPHLDSLRFAAGVAESRRHAAEGRLHQAVAEIRAALDLWRGTALEGLGTAALNRSAARLDEQRLSALELSVTWRMELGEHHEVADDLADLVHDHPLRETLHMQWMEALVHCGRRADALHVFHRLRTSLAKELGVDPGADVRRLHEQILRGEQPGARPDHRTQGVHRVPAMRQPWSVAPPVPRQLPQRVPDFIGRADHLLALDALLPPARGQAVVISALDGSGGVGKTTLAVHWAHRVQDRFPDGTLHTNLRGYGPGKPASPDEILDDFLVALGVHPAAVPAGTGARSGLFRTLAAGRRMLIVLDNAHSAEQVRPLLPGAPGCMVVVTSRDSLTGLVITEGAHRLTLDVLAPSEALELVVGIIGPHRARAEPGAVETLIRLCARLPLALRIAAGRAAAYENVSVADIVGELAQENSKLDALSWGRDPYAAVRNVFAWSYDQLSVVHANLFRRLGLHPGPDISTPAAAALAQRPPRETRQLLNGLADAHLIEPVAHDRYRFHDLLRAYAEELAGEHDTEGRQRDALDAMLTWYSHTAHTADRLLYPSCTRVVATVAEPDHSLPLADRDEAWAWFTDERANLIAALYHAVDRTMDDYALYLVDALGFLVLMGGWEERVDTAGAGLHAARRSGQILHEANALLARGEALAHLQHPDAQADLTRACRLAQDAGNVHVQIAARIELGQLLRQKTRFVEARQHFEKARLLSRGFDTGRWEAVADGHLAALHSDLGNHQQAIDCGTRSAKLRHQLGDTDGEACALAAVAVGWQGIGDHDTAIINSRRAIALGRASLGSHEETLAGPLTVLATSLYALGRVTEAIDCWQEAASIYTDRGLDADAATLHHRILAARQ
- a CDS encoding alkyl sulfatase C-terminal domain-containing protein, with translation MSTGMLLDYLAVRLNGPRAAAVRLRIGLDVTGDQGGPAEERFRLIVENGILRHTAPDPAENPAGTLRIHHAALADLAYGATTLDDLLAANTAALNGDRTDLDTLLDLLDTFTAGFDVVVPNI